One genomic window of Vicia villosa cultivar HV-30 ecotype Madison, WI unplaced genomic scaffold, Vvil1.0 ctg.002780F_1_1, whole genome shotgun sequence includes the following:
- the LOC131639785 gene encoding uncharacterized protein LOC131639785, whose product MAPPLKTGKRNYSYSFVNPNLKSVECLAKKITPDESTNFREKYGYILSLLKMPFTKDEQEGVHTLLQFYHPSLRCFAFTDYLLAPTLEEYSSFLGIPVGKEVPYYSAMKAPDSIEIAKALYLSKSVVEASLTKKGGCHGFRMEFLVKRGCDAAEAKEWDTFRAILALSIYGIVMFANVPDFVDMNAIHIFILQNPIPTLLGDVYHSVHHRNEQKGGLVRFCAPLLYRWFRSHLPERGAFVDSRYTSRWADRIMGLRAKDIVWYNRSLDHMEVVMSCGKFKNVPLMGIRGGINYNPILARRTYGYAFISPPEQAEIAENIYYHSATNVGQMAEAAQAWKSICWRDKKHFGQRDCATYKDYTEWVEVVANTQGMPFPPKDPLYPPADCGAESEID is encoded by the exons ATGGCTCCACCACTGAAGACTGGCAAGCGCAATTACTCTTATTCTTTTGTGAATCCTAATCTGAAGTCTGTTGAGTGTTTGGCAAAGAAGATCACACCGGATGAGTCAACCAATTTCCGAGAAAAATATGGGTACATTCTGAGCCTCCTCAAGATGCCATTCACCAAGGATGAGCAAGAGGGAGTTCACACTTTGCTTCAGTTCTATCACCCTTCCCTCCGTTGTTTCGCATTCACTGATTATCTTTTGGCTCCTACCTTGGAAGAGTATTCGTCATTCCTTGGCATTCCTGTTGGGAAAGAGGTACCTTATTATAGCGCCATGAAGGCCCCTGATTCCATTGAAATagctaaggctctttatttgagcaagtcagtCGTGGAGGCAAGTCTCACCAAGAAAGGAGGTTGTCATGGTTTTCGTATGGAGTTCCTGGTTAAAAGAGGTTGTGATGCTGCTGAAGCCAAAGAATGGGACACTTTTAGAGCTATTCTGGCTCTAAGTATCTATGGTATTGTGATGTTCGCAAATGTACCTgactttgttgatatgaatgcTATCCACATATTCATTCTGCAGAACCCCATTCCTACGCTTCTGGGGGATGTTTATCATTCCGTTCATCATCGTAATGAGCAGAAAGGAGGTTTGGTTAGATTCTGTGCTCCGCTGCTATACCGTTGGTTCAGATCACATCTACCGGAACGTGGAGCTTTTGTTGATAGTAGGTACACATCCAGATGGGCTGATAGAATTATGGGGCTTAGAGCTAAGGACATTGTCTGGTACAACCGATCCTtggaccatatggaagttgttatgagttgtgggaagttcAAGAATGTGCCTCTCATGGGCATCAGAGGTGGAATCAACTATAATCCTATCCTGGCTAGAAGAACATATGGATACGCTTTCATTAGTCCTCCTGAACAAGCAGAGATTGCTGAGAATATTTACTATCATTCAGCCACCAATGTTGGGCAAATGGCAGAAGCTGCGCAAGCCTGGAAGAGTATTTGCTGGAGAGATAAGAAGCATTTTGGTCAAAGAGACTGTGCGACTTATAAAGACTATACTGAGTGGGTTGAAGTTGTGGCCAACACCCAAGGGATGCCCTTCCCTCCAAAAGATCCTTTGTATCCTCCTGCTG ACTGTGGAGCAGAATCggaaattgactga